The following proteins are encoded in a genomic region of Pectinophora gossypiella chromosome 6, ilPecGoss1.1, whole genome shotgun sequence:
- the LOC126367839 gene encoding uncharacterized protein LOC126367839 produces the protein MSAKLLDADLILSGNEQWMKLDQDWKAIDLETEEEPAKLSPVFSTLDLRKSTFDSSFLFKKVRRKVGRKLSKRSMTSELDYKEFLHDLEDEAKDDKLPLKQFYFISGQIISALSVEEICDKIDDIFKSVERLCSATSTIRQKKKPEMPKVVQCSISESDILDLSFDDTRDSEREKCDEDDIDRYIDEAFEQLNSTIANVTGDNFDCDDQSRESVTTLVRKFSRILKSPAVNCSPRRQRRCNSKFRDLAEFWQNKVLEGNCN, from the coding sequence ATGAGTGCGAAGTTACTGGACGCTGATCTTATCCTCTCGGGAAACGAACAATGGATGAAGCTAGACCAAGATTGGAAAGCCATAGACTTAGAGACCGAAGAAGAACCAGCGAAACTGTCTCCAGTATTCAGTACCTTGGACTTACGGAAGAGCACATTCGATTCGTCGTTTCTCTTCAAAAAGGTACGCAGGAAAGTCGGAAGAAAACTGTCGAAAAGGTCGATGACGTCAGAGCTGGATTACAAGGAGTTTCTTCACGACTTAGAAGATGAAGCAAAGGACGATAAACTGCCTCTAAAACAGTTCTACTTCATCAGCGGCCAGATCATATCAGCATTGTCCGTGGAAGAAATATGCGATAAAATAGATGATATTTTCAAATCCGTCGAGCGATTATGCTCAGCCACCAGCACTATACGGCAGAAGAAAAAACCGGAAATGCCAAAAGTAGTACAGTGTAGTATTTCCGAGAGTGATATCCTAGACCTCTCTTTTGATGACACGAGAGATTCAGAGAGAGAAAAATGCGACGAAGATGATATTGACCGTTATATAGACGAGGCATTTGAACAATTGAATTCTACTATAGCAAATGTGACTGGTGACAATTTCGATTGTGATGATCAATCCAGAGAATCTGTGACCACTTTAGTGAGGAAATTCAGCAGAATTTTGAAGAGTCCAGCTGTGAACTGCAGCCCAAGAAGGCAGAGACGTTGTAACTCTAAGTTTCGGGACTTAGCGGAGTTTTGGCAAAATAAAGTGCTTGAAGGtaattgtaattaa